Proteins encoded together in one Triticum dicoccoides isolate Atlit2015 ecotype Zavitan chromosome 7B, WEW_v2.0, whole genome shotgun sequence window:
- the LOC119338516 gene encoding reticulon-like protein B17 isoform X4: MLRGGKLLQISIHPPLDIAKTPASWPTRPREANQMEIEIAPDSPAPMPRSGDIAVADGTATLSPPPSPPQGPASPSPSLSPRDDVLPLSPPRNSPARRRRSKPLRAAVVDQGAGAVGSPRRKRRGAGEPRTAASPGKNVRRARRRLDNDGGRELTANEAADEEAAGKTQRRKTAAQPLTAVKEKKGSSLALVPYPPINPTRGAENVEQFDWEGLWERVVDLVMWKNVGRSAFWFGSGSMLFVSSSFSKDVNFSPIKILCHFGVVTLVLAFFKDSIPQRQNTEQVRSFQLTEEDVLRVGRAVLPIANSLISMSRVIFSGDPSMTLKVFPILLFGAKYGHLFTVWRLLATGFFGCFTLPRLYSCYSSHIHEKVEGLNARILNAWKSCPRKKLVAAAAVTTFWNLVSVKTRVMAAFVSAVALRYHYQYGRSSRNSEGVIRRQEQQQAMVLED; the protein is encoded by the exons ATGCTCCGAGGGGGAAAATTGCTTCAAATTTCGATCCACCCACCGCTGGACATCGCCAAAACCCCAGCCAGCTGGCCAACGCGTCCCCGGGAAGCAAATCAAATGGAGATCGAAATAGCACCCGACTCCCCTGCCCCCATGCCGCGCTCCGGCGACATCGCGGTCGCCGACGGGACCGCGACTCTCtctccgccaccgtcgccgccacaGGGCCCTGCGTCGCCGTCACCGTCCCTCTCTCCTCGGGATGACGtgctccccctctcccctccccgcAACAGCCCCGCCCGGCGCCGCCGCTCTAAGCCCCTTCGCGCCGCGGTCGTCGACCAAGGCGCGGGCGCCGTCGGGTCTCCGCGAAGGAAGCGCCGCGGGGCGGGGGAGCCGCGCACGGCCGCGTCGCCCGGGAAGAACGTGAGGCGAGCGCGCCGGCGGCTGGACAACGATGGCGGGAGGGAGTTGACGGCGAACGAGGCGGCCGATGAGGAAGCGGCGGGTAAGACCCAGAGAAGAAAGACCGCGGCGCAGCCTCTGACAGCCGTGAAGGAGAAGAAGGGTTCCAGCTTGGCTTTGGTGCCATACCCTCCCATCAATCCAACCCGAG GTGCAGAGAATGTAGAGCAGTTTGATTGGGAAGGTCTTTGGGAAAGGGTTGTTGACTTGGTGATGTGGAAGAATGTTGGGAGATCAGCATTTTGGTTCGGCTCTGGGTCCATGCTTTTCGTCTCTTCTTCCTTTTCAAAAGACGTCAATTTCAG TCCAATCAAGATACTTTGCCATTTTGGTGTTGTGACATTGGTCTTAGCTTTCTTCAAAGATTCCATTCCTCAGAG GCAGAACACTGAACAAGTAAGGAGTTTCCAGTTGACTGAGGAAGATGTGCTCCGGGTTGGCCGAGCTGTCCTGCCAATTGCTAACTCTCTCATATCTATGTCCCGAGTGATCTTCTCTGGTGATCCATCCATGACTCTGAAA GTGTTTCCTATTCTTCTATTTGGTGCTAAGTATGGCCATCTGTTCACAGTATGGAGGCTTCTAGCAACAG GATTCTTTGGTTGTTTTACACTCCCAAGACTCTATAGCTGCTATTCAAGTCATATTCATGAAAAAG TTGAAGGTTTGAATGCCCGGATTCTGAATGCATGGAAGTCCTGTCCCCGCAAGAAACTTGTTGCAGCTGCTGCAGTGACGACCTTCTGGAACTTGGTTAGTGTGAAGACACGTGTAATGGCTG CCTTCGTATCTGCGGTAGCGCTGCGCTACCACTATCAGTATGGACGAAGTAGCAGGAATTCAGAGGGGGTAATACGGCGGCAGGAGCAGCAACAAGCAATGGTTCTCGAAGACTGA
- the LOC119338516 gene encoding reticulon-like protein B17 isoform X3 — protein sequence MLRGGKLLQISIHPPLDIAKTPASWPTRPREANQMEIEIAPDSPAPMPRSGDIAVADGTATLSPPPSPPQGPASPSPSLSPRDDVLPLSPPRNSPARRRRSKPLRAAVVDQGAGAVGSPRRKRRGAGEPRTAASPGKNVRRARRRLDNDGGRELTANEAADEEAAGKTQRRKTAAQPLTAVKEKKGSSLALVPYPPINPTRGAENVEQFDWEGLWERVVDLVMWKNVGRSAFWFGSGSMLFVSSSFSKDVNFSPIKILCHFGVVTLVLAFFKDSIPQRQNTEQVRSFQLTEEDVLRVGRAVLPIANSLISMSRVIFSGDPSMTLKYQVFPILLFGAKYGHLFTVWRLLATGFFGCFTLPRLYSCYSSHIHEKVEGLNARILNAWKSCPRKKLVAAAAVTTFWNLVSVKTRVMAAFVSAVALRYHYQYGRSSRNSEGVIRRQEQQQAMVLED from the exons ATGCTCCGAGGGGGAAAATTGCTTCAAATTTCGATCCACCCACCGCTGGACATCGCCAAAACCCCAGCCAGCTGGCCAACGCGTCCCCGGGAAGCAAATCAAATGGAGATCGAAATAGCACCCGACTCCCCTGCCCCCATGCCGCGCTCCGGCGACATCGCGGTCGCCGACGGGACCGCGACTCTCtctccgccaccgtcgccgccacaGGGCCCTGCGTCGCCGTCACCGTCCCTCTCTCCTCGGGATGACGtgctccccctctcccctccccgcAACAGCCCCGCCCGGCGCCGCCGCTCTAAGCCCCTTCGCGCCGCGGTCGTCGACCAAGGCGCGGGCGCCGTCGGGTCTCCGCGAAGGAAGCGCCGCGGGGCGGGGGAGCCGCGCACGGCCGCGTCGCCCGGGAAGAACGTGAGGCGAGCGCGCCGGCGGCTGGACAACGATGGCGGGAGGGAGTTGACGGCGAACGAGGCGGCCGATGAGGAAGCGGCGGGTAAGACCCAGAGAAGAAAGACCGCGGCGCAGCCTCTGACAGCCGTGAAGGAGAAGAAGGGTTCCAGCTTGGCTTTGGTGCCATACCCTCCCATCAATCCAACCCGAG GTGCAGAGAATGTAGAGCAGTTTGATTGGGAAGGTCTTTGGGAAAGGGTTGTTGACTTGGTGATGTGGAAGAATGTTGGGAGATCAGCATTTTGGTTCGGCTCTGGGTCCATGCTTTTCGTCTCTTCTTCCTTTTCAAAAGACGTCAATTTCAG TCCAATCAAGATACTTTGCCATTTTGGTGTTGTGACATTGGTCTTAGCTTTCTTCAAAGATTCCATTCCTCAGAG GCAGAACACTGAACAAGTAAGGAGTTTCCAGTTGACTGAGGAAGATGTGCTCCGGGTTGGCCGAGCTGTCCTGCCAATTGCTAACTCTCTCATATCTATGTCCCGAGTGATCTTCTCTGGTGATCCATCCATGACTCTGAAA TATCAGGTGTTTCCTATTCTTCTATTTGGTGCTAAGTATGGCCATCTGTTCACAGTATGGAGGCTTCTAGCAACAG GATTCTTTGGTTGTTTTACACTCCCAAGACTCTATAGCTGCTATTCAAGTCATATTCATGAAAAAG TTGAAGGTTTGAATGCCCGGATTCTGAATGCATGGAAGTCCTGTCCCCGCAAGAAACTTGTTGCAGCTGCTGCAGTGACGACCTTCTGGAACTTGGTTAGTGTGAAGACACGTGTAATGGCTG CCTTCGTATCTGCGGTAGCGCTGCGCTACCACTATCAGTATGGACGAAGTAGCAGGAATTCAGAGGGGGTAATACGGCGGCAGGAGCAGCAACAAGCAATGGTTCTCGAAGACTGA
- the LOC119338516 gene encoding reticulon-like protein B17 isoform X1 — MLRGGKLLQISIHPPLDIAKTPASWPTRPREANQMEIEIAPDSPAPMPRSGDIAVADGTATLSPPPSPPQGPASPSPSLSPRDDVLPLSPPRNSPARRRRSKPLRAAVVDQGAGAVGSPRRKRRGAGEPRTAASPGKNVRRARRRLDNDGGRELTANEAADEEAAGKTQRRKTAAQPLTAVKEKKGSSLALVPYPPINPTRGAENVEQFDWEGLWERVVDLVMWKNVGRSAFWFGSGSMLFVSSSFSKDVNFSPIKILCHFGVVTLVLAFFKDSIPQSCNRQNTEQVRSFQLTEEDVLRVGRAVLPIANSLISMSRVIFSGDPSMTLKYQVFPILLFGAKYGHLFTVWRLLATGFFGCFTLPRLYSCYSSHIHEKVEGLNARILNAWKSCPRKKLVAAAAVTTFWNLVSVKTRVMAAFVSAVALRYHYQYGRSSRNSEGVIRRQEQQQAMVLED, encoded by the exons ATGCTCCGAGGGGGAAAATTGCTTCAAATTTCGATCCACCCACCGCTGGACATCGCCAAAACCCCAGCCAGCTGGCCAACGCGTCCCCGGGAAGCAAATCAAATGGAGATCGAAATAGCACCCGACTCCCCTGCCCCCATGCCGCGCTCCGGCGACATCGCGGTCGCCGACGGGACCGCGACTCTCtctccgccaccgtcgccgccacaGGGCCCTGCGTCGCCGTCACCGTCCCTCTCTCCTCGGGATGACGtgctccccctctcccctccccgcAACAGCCCCGCCCGGCGCCGCCGCTCTAAGCCCCTTCGCGCCGCGGTCGTCGACCAAGGCGCGGGCGCCGTCGGGTCTCCGCGAAGGAAGCGCCGCGGGGCGGGGGAGCCGCGCACGGCCGCGTCGCCCGGGAAGAACGTGAGGCGAGCGCGCCGGCGGCTGGACAACGATGGCGGGAGGGAGTTGACGGCGAACGAGGCGGCCGATGAGGAAGCGGCGGGTAAGACCCAGAGAAGAAAGACCGCGGCGCAGCCTCTGACAGCCGTGAAGGAGAAGAAGGGTTCCAGCTTGGCTTTGGTGCCATACCCTCCCATCAATCCAACCCGAG GTGCAGAGAATGTAGAGCAGTTTGATTGGGAAGGTCTTTGGGAAAGGGTTGTTGACTTGGTGATGTGGAAGAATGTTGGGAGATCAGCATTTTGGTTCGGCTCTGGGTCCATGCTTTTCGTCTCTTCTTCCTTTTCAAAAGACGTCAATTTCAG TCCAATCAAGATACTTTGCCATTTTGGTGTTGTGACATTGGTCTTAGCTTTCTTCAAAGATTCCATTCCTCAGAG CTGTAACAGGCAGAACACTGAACAAGTAAGGAGTTTCCAGTTGACTGAGGAAGATGTGCTCCGGGTTGGCCGAGCTGTCCTGCCAATTGCTAACTCTCTCATATCTATGTCCCGAGTGATCTTCTCTGGTGATCCATCCATGACTCTGAAA TATCAGGTGTTTCCTATTCTTCTATTTGGTGCTAAGTATGGCCATCTGTTCACAGTATGGAGGCTTCTAGCAACAG GATTCTTTGGTTGTTTTACACTCCCAAGACTCTATAGCTGCTATTCAAGTCATATTCATGAAAAAG TTGAAGGTTTGAATGCCCGGATTCTGAATGCATGGAAGTCCTGTCCCCGCAAGAAACTTGTTGCAGCTGCTGCAGTGACGACCTTCTGGAACTTGGTTAGTGTGAAGACACGTGTAATGGCTG CCTTCGTATCTGCGGTAGCGCTGCGCTACCACTATCAGTATGGACGAAGTAGCAGGAATTCAGAGGGGGTAATACGGCGGCAGGAGCAGCAACAAGCAATGGTTCTCGAAGACTGA
- the LOC119338516 gene encoding reticulon-like protein B17 isoform X2, which yields MLRGGKLLQISIHPPLDIAKTPASWPTRPREANQMEIEIAPDSPAPMPRSGDIAVADGTATLSPPPSPPQGPASPSPSLSPRDDVLPLSPPRNSPARRRRSKPLRAAVVDQGAGAVGSPRRKRRGAGEPRTAASPGKNVRRARRRLDNDGGRELTANEAADEEAAGKTQRRKTAAQPLTAVKEKKGSSLALVPYPPINPTRGAENVEQFDWEGLWERVVDLVMWKNVGRSAFWFGSGSMLFVSSSFSKDVNFSPIKILCHFGVVTLVLAFFKDSIPQSCNRQNTEQVRSFQLTEEDVLRVGRAVLPIANSLISMSRVIFSGDPSMTLKVFPILLFGAKYGHLFTVWRLLATGFFGCFTLPRLYSCYSSHIHEKVEGLNARILNAWKSCPRKKLVAAAAVTTFWNLVSVKTRVMAAFVSAVALRYHYQYGRSSRNSEGVIRRQEQQQAMVLED from the exons ATGCTCCGAGGGGGAAAATTGCTTCAAATTTCGATCCACCCACCGCTGGACATCGCCAAAACCCCAGCCAGCTGGCCAACGCGTCCCCGGGAAGCAAATCAAATGGAGATCGAAATAGCACCCGACTCCCCTGCCCCCATGCCGCGCTCCGGCGACATCGCGGTCGCCGACGGGACCGCGACTCTCtctccgccaccgtcgccgccacaGGGCCCTGCGTCGCCGTCACCGTCCCTCTCTCCTCGGGATGACGtgctccccctctcccctccccgcAACAGCCCCGCCCGGCGCCGCCGCTCTAAGCCCCTTCGCGCCGCGGTCGTCGACCAAGGCGCGGGCGCCGTCGGGTCTCCGCGAAGGAAGCGCCGCGGGGCGGGGGAGCCGCGCACGGCCGCGTCGCCCGGGAAGAACGTGAGGCGAGCGCGCCGGCGGCTGGACAACGATGGCGGGAGGGAGTTGACGGCGAACGAGGCGGCCGATGAGGAAGCGGCGGGTAAGACCCAGAGAAGAAAGACCGCGGCGCAGCCTCTGACAGCCGTGAAGGAGAAGAAGGGTTCCAGCTTGGCTTTGGTGCCATACCCTCCCATCAATCCAACCCGAG GTGCAGAGAATGTAGAGCAGTTTGATTGGGAAGGTCTTTGGGAAAGGGTTGTTGACTTGGTGATGTGGAAGAATGTTGGGAGATCAGCATTTTGGTTCGGCTCTGGGTCCATGCTTTTCGTCTCTTCTTCCTTTTCAAAAGACGTCAATTTCAG TCCAATCAAGATACTTTGCCATTTTGGTGTTGTGACATTGGTCTTAGCTTTCTTCAAAGATTCCATTCCTCAGAG CTGTAACAGGCAGAACACTGAACAAGTAAGGAGTTTCCAGTTGACTGAGGAAGATGTGCTCCGGGTTGGCCGAGCTGTCCTGCCAATTGCTAACTCTCTCATATCTATGTCCCGAGTGATCTTCTCTGGTGATCCATCCATGACTCTGAAA GTGTTTCCTATTCTTCTATTTGGTGCTAAGTATGGCCATCTGTTCACAGTATGGAGGCTTCTAGCAACAG GATTCTTTGGTTGTTTTACACTCCCAAGACTCTATAGCTGCTATTCAAGTCATATTCATGAAAAAG TTGAAGGTTTGAATGCCCGGATTCTGAATGCATGGAAGTCCTGTCCCCGCAAGAAACTTGTTGCAGCTGCTGCAGTGACGACCTTCTGGAACTTGGTTAGTGTGAAGACACGTGTAATGGCTG CCTTCGTATCTGCGGTAGCGCTGCGCTACCACTATCAGTATGGACGAAGTAGCAGGAATTCAGAGGGGGTAATACGGCGGCAGGAGCAGCAACAAGCAATGGTTCTCGAAGACTGA